A region from the bacterium genome encodes:
- a CDS encoding 50S ribosomal protein L11 methyltransferase gives MQWRELTIRCPQNAAEAVAAMLQDLAGGCASQDTPEGATLWAWLPDDGRLPARRQELAERLAALPEELLEGGHAECSERNVDDQDWAESWKAYWHPTRVGQRLVIKPTWRDWPPAEQPELARPGDLVIELDPGMAFGTGAHATTVLCLEALERLLTPRLRGGDAASTPPPSGGGQG, from the coding sequence ATGCAGTGGCGCGAGCTCACCATCCGTTGCCCCCAGAACGCCGCCGAGGCGGTCGCCGCGATGCTGCAGGACCTCGCCGGCGGCTGCGCTTCGCAGGATACGCCGGAAGGGGCCACTCTGTGGGCGTGGCTGCCCGATGACGGCCGCCTGCCGGCGCGCCGGCAGGAGCTGGCCGAGCGCCTCGCCGCGCTACCGGAGGAACTGCTGGAGGGAGGCCACGCAGAGTGTTCCGAGCGCAATGTGGACGACCAGGACTGGGCCGAGTCATGGAAGGCCTACTGGCACCCGACACGGGTCGGGCAGCGCCTCGTCATCAAGCCCACCTGGCGCGACTGGCCGCCGGCCGAACAGCCCGAGCTGGCGCGCCCGGGTGACCTCGTGATTGAGCTGGACCCCGGCATGGCCTTCGGCACCGGCGCCCACGCCACGACGGTGCTCTGCCTGGAGGCGCTGGAACGCCTCCTCACCCCCCGTTTGAGGGGGGGCGACGCCGCTTCAACACCCCCCCCTTCAGGGGGGGGCCAGGGG
- the dnaJ gene encoding molecular chaperone DnaJ, whose product MPKDYYEVLGVERSASAEEIKRAYRRLAREHHPDVNSHADAEERFKELGEAYAVLSDPERRQRYDLYGHNGGDFGAPQGFDIFELFNQAFGFGFGGGERVTPGRDLQHELTIELEEVLTGASREIELTRRVTCETCQGSGARPGSTPTPCQTCAGQGRVRQLQQSFFGTMATVVTCPQCRGRGTLITDPCETCGGSGISRRTEPFTVEIPPGIEDGQHIQYSGGGDMGESGHAGDLYVRIRVARHPLFTRDGPTIHSTVPIAFWQAALGDRLTVPTLEGETEIQVAAGTQSGAEIVLPGKGVPQLRRRGRGRHVITLRVVTPERLTPEQRELFEQLAEAFGHEPPAPSNHKGLFDRLRDTLKGDA is encoded by the coding sequence ATGCCGAAGGATTACTACGAGGTCCTGGGAGTCGAGCGCAGCGCCTCCGCCGAGGAGATCAAGCGCGCCTATCGCAGACTTGCCCGGGAACACCATCCCGACGTCAACTCCCACGCCGACGCCGAGGAACGCTTCAAGGAGCTGGGCGAGGCTTACGCCGTGCTCAGCGACCCGGAGCGGCGCCAGCGCTATGACCTCTATGGCCACAACGGTGGCGACTTCGGCGCCCCCCAGGGCTTCGACATCTTCGAGTTGTTCAACCAGGCCTTCGGCTTCGGGTTCGGCGGCGGCGAGCGCGTCACCCCCGGCCGCGATCTGCAGCACGAGCTGACGATTGAGCTGGAAGAGGTGCTCACGGGCGCCTCGCGGGAGATCGAGCTGACCCGGCGCGTCACCTGCGAGACCTGCCAGGGCTCCGGCGCCCGGCCCGGCTCCACTCCCACCCCGTGCCAGACCTGCGCCGGCCAGGGCCGCGTCCGCCAGCTCCAGCAGAGCTTCTTCGGCACCATGGCCACAGTGGTCACCTGCCCCCAGTGCCGGGGCCGGGGTACCCTCATCACCGACCCCTGCGAGACCTGCGGCGGCTCGGGCATCTCCCGCCGTACCGAGCCCTTCACCGTCGAGATCCCCCCGGGCATCGAGGACGGGCAGCACATCCAGTATTCCGGCGGCGGCGACATGGGCGAGAGCGGTCATGCCGGCGACCTCTACGTCCGCATCCGCGTCGCCCGCCACCCGCTCTTCACCCGCGACGGCCCGACGATCCACTCGACCGTGCCCATCGCTTTCTGGCAGGCCGCCCTGGGCGACCGACTGACCGTGCCGACGCTGGAGGGTGAGACTGAGATCCAGGTGGCCGCCGGCACGCAGTCGGGCGCCGAGATCGTGCTCCCCGGCAAGGGCGTGCCGCAGTTGCGCCGACGCGGCCGCGGGCGCCATGTCATCACGCTCCGGGTCGTCACACCCGAGCGCCTGACCCCCGAGCAACGCGAGCTGTTCGAGCAACTGGCCGAGGCCTTTGGACATGAGCCCCCGGCCCCCAGCAATCACAAGGGCCTGTTCGACCGCCTCCGAGACACCCTGAAAGGCGACGCGTAG
- the rpoZ gene encoding DNA-directed RNA polymerase subunit omega, with the protein MRPFPIEELVDRVGSRFTVVVAAAKRAKQLKDGAPPLVNLPTRNSLTIALHEIAAGLIQISDAPPEPEEAPEALAAAEPGDLAAPEVVEAALLGLDGADEDEDGAEDEYDSDDDEELADDEEEEEDEAEDEEDEETEEPNEDWEPAGEDG; encoded by the coding sequence GTGAGACCTTTCCCGATTGAAGAGCTGGTGGACCGCGTCGGCAGCCGCTTCACCGTGGTCGTGGCCGCGGCCAAGCGAGCCAAGCAGCTCAAGGATGGCGCGCCGCCGCTGGTCAACCTGCCGACCCGCAACTCCCTGACCATCGCGCTGCACGAGATTGCCGCCGGGCTGATCCAGATCTCCGACGCCCCGCCGGAGCCCGAGGAGGCGCCCGAGGCGCTGGCCGCCGCTGAGCCCGGCGATCTGGCCGCTCCCGAGGTCGTCGAGGCCGCTCTGCTCGGCCTCGACGGGGCCGACGAGGATGAGGACGGGGCCGAAGACGAGTACGACTCGGACGACGACGAGGAACTCGCCGACGACGAGGAAGAGGAAGAGGACGAGGCGGAGGACGAAGAGGACGAAGAGACCGAGGAGCCGAATGAGGACTGGGAGCCGGCAGGCGAGGACGGGTAG
- a CDS encoding CBS domain-containing protein, with product MPTAREVMTTGVIMVDGLAPVAEAVRLMKEKGVRALIVDRRSPDDAYGIVTQRDIAYKVMAAGLDPNEVKVHEIHSKPLVVVNPDLDVKYVARLMANMGLSRCPVIFDKKVQGIVSVSDLVNKAM from the coding sequence ATGCCGACGGCACGAGAGGTCATGACCACAGGTGTCATCATGGTGGACGGGCTGGCTCCGGTGGCGGAGGCGGTGCGGCTGATGAAGGAGAAGGGTGTGCGCGCGCTGATCGTGGACCGGCGCAGCCCCGACGATGCCTATGGCATTGTCACCCAGCGCGACATCGCCTACAAGGTGATGGCCGCGGGCCTCGACCCCAACGAGGTCAAGGTGCACGAGATTCACAGCAAGCCCCTGGTGGTGGTGAACCCGGACCTGGACGTCAAGTATGTGGCGCGACTGATGGCCAACATGGGCCTGTCGCGCTGCCCGGTCATCTTCGACAAGAAGGTCCAGGGCATCGTCTCGGTCAGCGACCTGGTGAACAAGGCGATGTAG
- a CDS encoding family 10 glycosylhydrolase, whose product MRWLPLLCALLALALTPLHAADATERRGLWVGGGTFNTPEAVADAVDRAAAAHLNALYPLVWYNGGQAWYRSKLCPLADKVDPGFDPLGHMIALAHARGLQVHAWFVNGSYGWSSKGVFEQHPDWAMQTGRPAKPGWYDLGRPEVRRFETDVTIECLRNYDLDGLHFDYIRYGGQEYCYCAHCQEEFAQRSGLPPLAGGGKLFPVALSSGGNPLGKPSTAQVLATFDDGVPAITLNKLGQGEAALLNWQASRPANPAVDDTVRRLLQRFGATAQSFCQLRTTQTNAKYRAETQAEGLEWLGALGFKARALDETKVSDVPAGGTVLLYAQYYLSEETAAWLKEFVAAGGHALFVDGPVFAIKLPDLQAVLGLTGTAPYFHGLRVISPTPGQDFLQVGPPVDAAVEKERLAKWVEYRKWTVSELVRSVYREAKQIKPKAEVSAAVFYNRQSADAVCQDWYGWLKEGIIDYVIPMAYLMDNAKLREALEEWRAADPQMARIIPGLSIYMREGGNTSSRPRELVLSQVELSRSLGARGNVFFASNYLNADLTAALSGGPYATVVQPYTPGTQ is encoded by the coding sequence ATGCGATGGCTTCCGCTACTGTGCGCACTCCTCGCCCTGGCTCTCACACCCCTCCATGCTGCTGACGCCACCGAACGTCGCGGCCTGTGGGTCGGGGGCGGGACCTTCAACACGCCCGAGGCCGTGGCTGACGCGGTGGACCGGGCTGCCGCCGCGCACCTGAATGCCCTCTACCCGCTCGTATGGTACAACGGCGGGCAGGCCTGGTACCGCAGCAAGCTGTGCCCGCTGGCCGACAAGGTGGACCCCGGCTTCGACCCGCTGGGCCACATGATCGCCCTGGCCCATGCCAGGGGGCTGCAGGTCCACGCCTGGTTCGTCAACGGCAGCTACGGCTGGAGCAGTAAGGGCGTGTTCGAACAGCACCCGGACTGGGCGATGCAGACCGGACGGCCCGCGAAGCCCGGATGGTACGACCTGGGCCGGCCCGAGGTGCGGCGCTTCGAGACCGACGTCACGATCGAGTGCCTGCGCAACTACGACCTGGACGGCCTGCACTTCGACTACATCCGCTACGGCGGCCAGGAGTACTGCTACTGCGCGCACTGCCAGGAGGAGTTCGCGCAACGCAGCGGCCTGCCGCCGCTGGCCGGCGGCGGGAAGCTCTTCCCGGTCGCCCTGTCCAGCGGCGGCAACCCGCTGGGCAAGCCCAGCACCGCACAGGTGCTGGCCACCTTCGATGACGGCGTCCCCGCCATCACGCTCAACAAGCTCGGGCAGGGCGAAGCGGCGCTGCTGAACTGGCAGGCCAGCCGGCCGGCCAACCCGGCGGTGGATGATACGGTGCGGCGGCTGCTGCAACGCTTCGGGGCGACGGCACAGAGCTTCTGCCAACTCCGCACGACGCAGACGAACGCCAAGTACCGGGCGGAGACCCAGGCCGAGGGCCTCGAATGGCTCGGCGCTCTGGGCTTCAAGGCCCGGGCGCTGGACGAGACGAAGGTGAGCGACGTGCCGGCCGGCGGAACGGTGCTGCTGTACGCGCAGTACTACCTGAGCGAGGAGACAGCAGCGTGGCTCAAGGAGTTCGTGGCCGCAGGAGGCCATGCCCTATTCGTGGACGGGCCGGTGTTCGCGATCAAGCTCCCGGACCTGCAGGCCGTGCTGGGGCTGACCGGCACCGCCCCCTACTTCCACGGTCTGCGCGTCATCAGCCCGACACCCGGGCAGGACTTCCTGCAGGTCGGGCCGCCGGTGGACGCCGCGGTGGAGAAGGAGCGGCTGGCGAAGTGGGTCGAGTACCGCAAGTGGACCGTGTCCGAACTCGTGCGCAGCGTGTACCGCGAGGCCAAGCAGATCAAGCCGAAGGCAGAGGTCTCCGCGGCCGTCTTCTACAACCGCCAGTCCGCCGATGCCGTCTGCCAGGACTGGTACGGTTGGCTCAAAGAGGGTATCATTGATTACGTCATCCCGATGGCGTACCTGATGGACAATGCGAAGCTGCGCGAGGCCCTGGAGGAGTGGCGCGCGGCCGACCCGCAGATGGCCCGGATCATCCCCGGCCTGAGCATCTACATGAGAGAGGGCGGGAACACGTCCTCGCGCCCGCGCGAGTTGGTGCTGTCGCAGGTGGAGCTGTCACGCTCCCTGGGGGCCCGGGGCAACGTGTTCTTCGCCAGCAACTACCTGAATGCTGATCTGACCGCAGCCCTGTCCGGCGGGCCCTACGCCACAGTGGTTCAGCCCTACACCCCGGGGACCCAATGA